TGCCCTGCGCGCGGATGGCGGCCTCCAGCACGTCCCGGATGGCGCCGTGGAGCGCCTCGATCGTGCCGCCGTCGCGCGCGACGCGCTTCGCGGGGGTGGCGGGGTGCACCCGCGCGCGCCAGAGCGCCTCGTCGGCGTAGATGTTGCCGAGCCCCGCGACCGGTTTCTGGCTCAACAGCAGCGTCTTGATCGCCACCTCGCTGCGCCGAAGCGCCGCGCGGAAGCGGCGGGGCGTGAAGGCGTCCGACAGCGGTTCGGGGCCGAGGTTCGCGAGGGTCGGGAGTCGCGACGGGTCGCCCCCGGGCAACACCAGGCACCGCCCGAAGCGACGCACGTCGCGGAAGTGCACGACCGGGTCGGGGCCGGCGTCGAGGACGAGGCGAGCGCGTTCGTGGGCGGGGGGCGGCGTCGCGGAGAGGATGCCGGTCATGCCGAGGTGGATCACCAGCACGTCGCGGGCGTCCGCCGGGTCGTCGCGCCCGGGGTGGATCAACGGGAAGACCAGGAACTTGCCGCGCCGGTCGACCGCCGCGATGCGTTGCCCCTGCGCGAGCGGCAGGTCGGCGTACTTGGGGCCGGCGGGCGCGTCGACGCGGCGCGCCTCGAGGATCGTGCGCCCCGTCAGCCAGGGGGCCAGCTCCCGCCGGACGGTTTCGACCTCAGGCAGTTCGGGGATAGGTGATCGTTCCCTCGTACAGCGCCCGACCGACGATGGCGCCGTCCAGGCCCAGGCGTTCGTACGTCGCGACGTCCGCGTCGCGCGCGACGCCGCCCCCCGCCCACAGGCGGTGGGGGAAGGCGGCGCGCATCGCGGCGACGGGGGCTTCGTCGACG
The nucleotide sequence above comes from Trueperaceae bacterium. Encoded proteins:
- the mutM gene encoding bifunctional DNA-formamidopyrimidine glycosylase/DNA-(apurinic or apyrimidinic site) lyase, which encodes MPELPEVETVRRELAPWLTGRTILEARRVDAPAGPKYADLPLAQGQRIAAVDRRGKFLVFPLIHPGRDDPADARDVLVIHLGMTGILSATPPPAHERARLVLDAGPDPVVHFRDVRRFGRCLVLPGGDPSRLPTLANLGPEPLSDAFTPRRFRAALRRSEVAIKTLLLSQKPVAGLGNIYADEALWRARVHPATPAKRVARDGGTIEALHGAIRDVLEAAIRAQGTTLNDYRTVNGEVGAYLAQLDAYGHEGDPCPRCGAPLERRVLAGRSSHFCPRCQPTPRRAPRRGPRGRRGAQRGAG